The genomic stretch TGTGGAACTCTTGCAAAGCACCAAGCCAACGGTAAGtctgagagatttttttttcaacaaaaaagTTTCTGTCAATAATAATGTAAGCCTTCGATTCATCTATCTGATTTGTAGCAGACTCATgactaaaatataataatataaaaatatatatgtactgagagacagacaaaccgTCAGGTGCAAGGAAAAAGGTGCAAAAAACTTAACTGTGAAGATGTTCATTTGAGAAATACAGTGTGTATTTAACAACTTAAATAAGGTGACTCTGAAGCATATCAAGAATGACATAAAACAACtacaattcattttttttatttaaataatattaataaataaaaaaaataaaaaaatcttgtatAAGTTTTATTGGCTTATATTTGATGTTTACCTGTGAGGGAATTTTCTTACTATAACCTCTGTAATTATAACGTCACTGCATGATAAACCCTAGTTCTGAACAAGTACACATGCAGTTTTCTAAATAacagaatattaaataatttgttatgaatttaaatgcattatttGTAGGACATGACTTGGATATGTGTTGCAGTGTAATACTAGCAGTATGTactggtgttagtgttagtacTGGTACTGGCAGTTTTTTGAACGTTGTTTTGATTCTTGCATCTGTTTTACAATTTATCTACACACATCCAAAATATTTGGCAAAcgcaataaaaaaatgttttaaaagacGTTTGCCAAGACCCATCAGGACTCcagagcagaagaagaaggcaGAGTTATTATCAGAAAGAATACGCAAAGACTGACCAAGCAATCACACAGTTCTATCAGATAGAAGTGTTGCTCAAAGGATACAAAAGATGTAGAAAGCATTTATGAAAGCGCACGTATGCACATATAAGTTATTAGAGAATATTTATGTCAAATTCAGAATGggaaatgtaaacatctgtCCTGATGTTTTTTACTATCTTTATCCAAACCTGTGATCatctgttttacattttgtcATAAGGTTACGCAAATGTTAAAAAAGGGTATGTTATACATTATATCGTAATATTGCCAATgatgaattctctctctctctctctctctctctctctctctctctctctctctctctctctctctttctttttctctctatttgTGCCTGTATACAGCGGGCATGTGCTGGCTGCAGCAAGGCCAAGAGCAGCGCTGTGACATGGTACTGATGCGCGGTGTGAGCAGGGATGAGTGCTGCGCTGGAGGCCGTCTGGACACAGCCTGGTCCAACAGCAGCCTGCCTATCAACGAGGTCAGTCTGCTGGGCTTCCTGGGCATTGTGTCCTGCAAACCGTGCAAAGGTATGTCCTAAATCTTTTCATGTAAATCCATGAAATGGTGGTATTCTTTTGAGTATGCGACCTTGCTTGCTCTGATTTCTCACATGTTgtctaaatttacatttattcaattggtatcctttttttttttaatccaaagtgATTTAAACATGAGAGAGAatttaatacagataaatgcCTGATCATTGCAGAATTCGGTGCAAGTCAGTAGCACAGAAGTTTGTTTGAAGTGATTGTGATTAAAGAATGCAACATATTTTCTACACTTAAAGGCATCATCTAAATAAGTCCCACTTATAAGTCCCAATAAGCTTTGCAATAATAGATGAACCAGACTGCTCAAAGGGAAATTTGTTCTTCATCCAACCTAATAccatgaagattttttttagaaaggcTGGAacagtgtttatgtgtgtctctgtgagcaGTAAGTGTTTCGGAGGTCATCGTGGATCAAGGTACTCTAGTGAAGGCGGAAAGAAGAAATTGGAAAGAGGATAAGCATTTCATCCTCAGACACGCAAATCTGGGCCTGATGACTGGGTTCTTTAAACTTTGTTCCTgctcacatttttaaaaagctttgtATGGTTTTAAGCCAGATGTTTTGTCTAACTCTATCCAGCTGTTTGAGTACTATCCACTATTGTAAGACTTTGCCAGGTATGCAGGTTACTCAAGACATTGTAAGTAAGTAATTTCTTCACTGATTGTCAAGATAGCAAGATGGTCTGCAGTTTCATACCAGGTATAAATCTTTAGAAAATCAAGTTTTTAGATATTATGTACCTTGCTTTCAAGCCCATGCTAAAGATGGTGGTAAACAGGTGTCAAACTGCAACTGTACATGTACTGCACATGAGTTAAATAGAATGCTTTCGATACAATAAAGGTTCCTTTCTTCAGCCCTTCCCTCTCCTTTTCACTCTTTCCGAATGCTTATTGGAAAGCAGGCTTGTTTTGCCTTCCTTCCGCAGAAATGACCGAATTCCAGCTCACCGCAGAGAGAAATGGCTGCCACATGCTCATGAGGTCTGGTCCTCATAAGCCGAGAACACAATCAGTGCCATTAGAtacgtccaaaaaaaaaaaaaaaaaagcaaaggggaaaaaaaagttgattTTATTATCTGTTCCAGAATTCTTCCCTTCCATTCCCATAAAAGTGTATGGACTACTGGACTTTTTCTTCTATCTATTCCAGATGGCCCAGCTCATACTTTCTCTCTAacttcatttgtatttttccttACATTACAGTGTTAGAGGTGATCATTGGAGCATCCAATTCCTGAATGGTTGCCTAACCTAGCTGAAATCATGCCTAAAACAAAGCAGAGAAGGAATGTTGGGATTTCCAGAATAGGCATCTATATCTGGTCTTGTTGTATATGGTTTAGTGGCTCCTCACTAAAGACTATAGAGGTTTTTTGATGACCAGGCATTTCAAGACCTTGGCATGCATCAATATTCACTTTACAGAGGACATGAGTGAGATTATTAGATGTTGATGTGTTGCTACTTTGGAACATTATTCCAGCTATATGCACTGCAGTGACAGTAACTGTGCTGTGATGAGATTATAGTGATGTGATCGAGGggattcattatttttgttgaatggttttaacaatagacatttaGATGAACAGACATTGACACAATGCAGCTTTTCTGGATGTGCATTTGGATGGTTAATAAGTAATCCAGCAGCAACATGAGTATGAAACCCTCTGGataatgggattataaatcattacaatccacaaaaagaaagaagatgaaTAGCAAACTATGATGTGTTGAAAGTATGAACAAATATATTGGAAATAAGGGTTTTTAGTTGAGACTTTATGATTACAGAAGCATATCAATGGCAAATATTCATGGTGTCAAGGTGGAATTATCTACAGCAGTACTACATTGTGATAGTCATGCTGACGAAGAGGTGTTTTTGAGTTCTAGATGCTTTAATATTGTAGGAAATGCTAAGGAAGGATTTGTTAAACACCTACTTTAATACCCTGTTTCTCATAGAGACATGTGAAGGAGTGAAGTGCGGCTCAGGGAAGGTGTGTAGGATGAAGGGTGGGCGTCCCCAGTGCATCTGCTCACCAGATTGTTCCAACATCTCCAGAAAGCATGCCATCTGTGGGAGTGATGGCACCACATATAAAGATGAGTGTGCCCTCCTGATGGCCCGCTGCAGAGGCCACCCTGACCTCGAAATCATGTACCAAGGAGAGTGCAAAAGTTAGTTGTTTTGAACCTTTCCCATTGGTTATGAAGTAGagaatgaattgaattgtttgAAAGAAACTAAACTAAAGACGTCTAACGTTTGTTTTCAGAGTCGTGCTCCAATGTTGTATGCCCTGGCACCCACACCTGCGTGACGGACCAGACCAACAGTGCCCACTGTGTGATGTGCCGCACTAATCAGTGCCCAATTCCCCTGCTCGATGGTCAGACCATCTGTGGCAACAATAACGTCACCTACCCAAGTGCCTGCCATTTACGTCGTGCCACCTGCTTCTTCGGCCGCTCCATAGGAGTGCGCCATTACGGCCAATGCAGGAGTAAGGACTATACACCTGTGGATTAAACACCTTCCATATACGGTAGAGCTGATCATATTGGGGGAGCAAAGATGTTTAAATCAAGGTTTTCTACATACAAAgagtaacatttatttttattggatAAACTAGTGGATCATAACACGAAACCAGAAAAAATGTCAGAATGTCAGAAAAAACTGACTAATGTCAGAAAAAACTTTCTAGAAGTTTCCCGAAACAAATAAACTTGGATTGTACTTAAATTCGTCATACTCTTCCACCTCTGGGTCTTCAGTCTACATCAAAAACAGCAGCTTGAGACAGAGTAGCTTGGGGTCTTCCTTTTGTGCATTGTTTTAATTCAACAATTGACATTACAGTAATAATCCGTGTtccatttttttgttgtctttcaGGTGAAGAAGCTAGTGAGGAGAATTCACTCTTTTAGGGAGCTTGGCTTTGCATGAGACCAGCTTGTACTTCCGATGACAGCACAGTTTATGTGAGTGAGTTGTAACCTCCCGACAGAGTCATCCGTTCTGTTAAATGAAGCGCTAGATGCATGCAGTACATACTTCAAGAGAAATGTGcacctctcttgctctctgttaTGGTATTATAACATATGAAAGATTTGAAGATATAAATTTGGTCCTGACTATGTGCATATTGTAAATACATTACTGCAATTATTTATTGGAGACTGGAACGGTTTCTCCaaacgtttgtttttttatttatatttcctttTGTTTGAGCTGCATATTCCCAGATCCACTGCTTTCaaattgatatttattatgttttcatGTACAGACCAGTTAGAGTATAATGCAGACAGTTTAATTAAttcaatgaaatgcaatgccttGCTATATGACTAACTCTGAAGATAAATGACATTAAagcattgtttaaaataaatgacaaagcCCTAGATAATTTAGAGAAACGTCCCCAAATTCACTTCTTTCAGAAAGCCATGCACCAGGACAGGCGGCAACATTACACAATCTGGAGACTATTTATTACGAAAATTAAGCCAAAGAGGATTGTGTGCTGTTCGAGTTCTGCTCCCTCATGTCTGGAGGTTAAAGAGTTTACAGACATAGAACCAGAGCTTCCAGGCCTGATGCTGTGCCACTTGCACGAAGGCTACATTGGCATGAAACCTAAAATAAGCTGCCTGCTGAGCGGTGAAATTACAAGCTACAGTCTAatagcattgtttttttttttgtttgtttgtttgattgtttgttttttttaatgagagaGCTGGGTCAGTCCAAAAAATGTTCAGTTCATTGTACTATTTTATGGAACTGGCGTAATTGTTGTGTGAATGTGCACATTTGTGAAGTACTTGAGTGCAGTGATGCAaaccattcatttttttttaacagtgataTTCAGTGAATCTCCACATAAGTACTTTGGTAATCTGTTATGTTTTGAAAATAAGTGATAGGACCGTGATGTAGGCCTGCTCATTAAAAATTTTTATGAACCACAAATTTATATAACCTTGtaaatatctttttctttttgcaatCTTTGTGTATCTACTGTGAGATTTCTTAATGTATCGAcctatttttgtattttaaaactgACATTTTAACTCTGATTAAAAGAGACTTCTTGATTCACTTATGTGTAATCTCTCCTCACGCTGAAAATGTAATTGTCAGTGACATTTAAGAACATTTCCAGTGACTGTTGGAAGTCTGTTTGGTGGAACGTGACTACAACCAATTTTCAGTTTTCCTACTGACAGACGCAGAAACTAAATGACAATCAAACATAACAGAGACTACTAATGAAATGCTTTCATGGCATGATCCAGTGCTGTCCATTGCTCTCAGAAACCCACAGTGCTCCAGCTGGGAGTTAATGCATCGTTTACAACTTTCAGCATCAACAAAGGCGAACCGCAGAGATTACCCCTGAGGTTTTGTCTTAAGGACTTTCAGAGCCTTAGTTCTGACCAAATGAAATCCAGTGATGTTATTCACAGCTAGTGACAGTGCAGTAAAATTCCATGACCCTTTGAGGTTCCCTGAGGGTGAGGTGGGACACCAGAAGACCACTGACTCATTTCCCTGTATGAAATAATtcacttcttgtttttttaattaatttctttttttaaaaatcccttAGCCCAGAGAGGAAAGAGGCACTCCCGGCTGCATGCCACATCTGGTTTAACTTTGGAAGATGTTTATATTCCAATCCAAGCATCATTTTATAACGGTGGGACTAGAATTAAATGTTTGCTCAAACAGACCATAACAATTCCGTACcaaaaaaagttgttttctgTTGTGCCTCCCTGTTGTTTTGTGGGTCTGTTGCTTTCCTCTGCAGTTCTCACGACTGCGTTAAGCTCTTTGTCTGAGTGGCACTGAAAATTTGTTGATTGAACTCAACTCCTCGTATTCAAGCATCAATACACTGAGTGAGTGTACTCACGTTCTGACGTGAACCATTGAAATTTAATAACACCACATTGGTAACATAACACTAATCTGTAAATCAGATTATACTGCGATCTAATACAATGGGTTTAAGATTTGGTCCCGCTTTATGAACCCTACGAAGAAGAGTATCTAGAATGACACGTTGTCCTCAtaccattcatttaaagtaaaACCATTGAGACGCCATCTTTTCTAGAAGAATCCAGTTTCCCTGAAAAAAGATCTCAAGTGCACTTCATCTTCAAGCTGTTTGAGCTTAgatatgaataaatgattaaaagaaaagaaacttttttttttttatttaattttttatccGAATGGGAATTGTACTAGTGCTTTCGATTATATTCTTTCCCCATCAGTACCTAATGGTTTAAATTGCATCCTAGTCTCTAACTCTTTTCTTGAATTTTAATGCTCTagaatatatttaatgtgtatttaatGACAGTTGcattgtttatattatataagttactgtatataagtCATTCCACATACACGCTTGCAGAGACATGAAATATAATCtgaaaaatttaattcaaaCCATAGTAAGAACTTGAGTAGATGTTAAGTAATAAATGccaatgcaaaataaataagatgTTTTATCTTAGATGCTGTCTGGTAGTAGCAACAATGTCTCAGAGGTTATATGGTTCAGATCCTCAGAACAAGGTGCTTAAAAAATGGAGACACTGGGTTCAATTGTGCTTTAAACAGCAGTCTTACACATCTCAGTCTTACATAACTCAGTTAAACCATGATATTTGCTTTAGTGCACTAGCTCAGTGGAGGTTACACCCAAGGTTATACCCAAGCCTCACCCTTTGTTCAGTGGATAATCTCACCTGGATACTGTTGACTTGTACCTAAGAACTGAGGGtgtaatcataaagactgtAATGCTCACTAAAGTACACTGAAGCAAATATCATGGTTTAAAAGTAGACATAAATCCTAGAAGTCCTGTTATATGGGTATGTAGTTCTAGTCAGTGAAGTggtacacataaataaataattaatcccTCATATATCTGTAGATTCATCGATTCTTTAAGACTGAGATGAGATAATGCGATAATTGCACAGAATCACAGAATTCAACTGAATCACTAATAATGTTCCAGGAAAAGCAACATTATTGTATCGTGGTGtcataaacaaattaaacagtaTACatggaaaaaatgacaaaagatattttttgtaaatattctcGCTTTTAATTGTGCTGTTTGTCATTACTGGGAAAATCCGATGATTCATATATCCGATGATTCTGATGGTCTGATGCACTTATTGCTTTTCCAGTCCATCTCTTGTGCGTCTCGGCTCATGTCCAAACTCGCTTCAAAAACATTGCTGCACTGACTATGAGTATCAAAAGCACCACAACTCATAGTTAGTATATAGATAAAGTAATGACAATGCCCTCATCCACAGGGCACGAGGGCTCACTGAACACTAGAGtataaatgatgtaaattatATGCTATAGTCTTCACATTCACAAGATCTCAAAACTGATGCCGTTTTGGCAGGTTGTGTGGCCCACCATCTTAAGTGTGGTTTATACTTCTGCATTTACaggtattttgtgtgtttacatcacgATGAAAAGAGGGGGATCATGAGTAGACGTGGCACACAAAGACGCAGTGACATGCTAGTAACATTTCTAGTATTTCTActacatttctatatttctattacATGTCTATGCTAGTAACATGCTAATAAAATTTCTAGTTGCATTTCATGTTGTGAAATGTCCACAAGACTAGTTGGTTCCTGTTTCCTCCATCCTGAACACTTTCCTGTGATGaatatttacagatgtttgCAAAGCACAGACACTGAAAACTCCCTCAATCAATGTTGTTAAATAAGAATCTCCTTGTTAAGAGTCACCATATCAACAGTCAGACAACCGTTATTGATAAATAGGAACATGGTTTTAtgtttgattctttttttttttgtctatttgtatattttgtctAAAGAGTAGCTATTAGTATAAACATTTCAGTTCAATTACAACATGCACTATTGTCAAAATTCTATTAAATGTGAAGCCTCGCAATctgcttttaatatttttatgtggTTCACTTGTTAATAGTTTTTTGAATCTTCATAAGAGGTAAGGTCTCAGAATGGCAATCGGTTGCTTGTCTAAACAATTGTAATTGTGTTTAGCGTGAGTTTGACTGGTAAACCCTGTAGTGCAGTGCTGCTTGTTTTCAACATGCACTGAAATTCTTCTGAAACTGATTAAGGCACTAAGGGggaagaagatgatgaaatGTGCCAACTCGCTCCGGTAAGCCTCGAATGACATGGAACCTCATGTACCCAATTGGCGGTTACGCCAACAGACATTCACACAGCTAAGTAAATCATTTCAGAATTtccttaataaaaatgaaattaaagttAAACCATTCATTATGTTGTTCTGACATGTATTTTGTCAATAAACCTACGTAACTGTAGGTCTGCTTTATCGTTACCCACTGAGACGAGTATATGCTGCCAGAAACTTTCAGTTGACAACAACATTTTGAGGTTCTAGGAGACCACCCACTCTTCCTTCTGCTTCCCTCAACTGGAGTGGCTCCAGACCTGCATGAACTAAGACAGATGTGGTTTATATGAATGACGTCattttttggattaaaaaatgcaaacaaaatgattttgttTAGTGTATTCAACTGCCATTGcaggtttgttttctttaaattgaCTTAAGATTCAGAGATTTGTTGTGTCAGAAACTGGAGACAACATGTTTCAGCCATCACAGTGATCACAAAGCACCTTAATAGTTACAGTTTTTAGAGTAACAAAATAGTGgcaaaattctttcttcatacAGGTCTATATGAGTTGATTCAAGTAACCTGAAATTACCACTTTAGGACACTTTATTCACCATCTGAAACACCTAAAGAGCTatcttttaatcttttaatgTTTATCACATAGTGTTAAACCAAAAAGGCTAGAAAAAAGGTTCATCTTCTAGAAGATGTTCTGGAAAACAGCCATCTAATCTACcagaaacatttctcaaaataataaacagtcaTGTTGTCTATGAAGGAAACGGATTGAGCTTCCTTGTtccaaagagaaaaacagacttCGGAAGTTAAGCAACCTCTAATTGTTCCAATTAAGTACCGAAAGTCGAGCTAAGATGTTATCTCCAGGCTGCTCTACTGGGACGGCCCGTCTGTGTGGTCTGCTTCCACATCGCTTACTGATTTGCTCCTTCGGTTCAATTCATTACAGATGACAAATTGTGCAGTAAACGTCAGATTTTGATTGGAATTCTGCTTTGCAGGACAGCGGATATTTGAAGGCAGATTTCCTCAAGACAAGCCACACTACTGACAGATTAAAGTCCCAATTTAGGGAATACATGTTGTTCTAGTAAAAAGGTCATTTTTCTAAAGACTCTGGATAAAATACATCCAGTCATAATACATCCAGTCGTAACTCACAAACTGAACTGTTCAACAGTTCAGCTTAATGCCTGTATTAAATTACTGACTATTTAGAAGAACTGGACTCCAATCTAAAATTATGAAAGTTCAAACGTCATGGAGGAAATACTGTTCCTGGTGATCTCATTTAGCCATATGGAGTCTATTTCCTTAGAAATCTACACATCAACAGAGCTCTCAGACCTAGAGCCCGTCTGGAGGACAGACCTCAGACCTGATATGGTCATTAGACACACATGAGTGCCACCCAAGCAGTTCAACACATCTCCTCTTATCTGTGCTATCTATGCCATGGCTGGTCTGAGGTAGCCATATTGTTTTCAATGCACTGGTCCTTGACCGAATCCATTTGACACATCTGCTCCTGTTAATATCTTCCAGCAGACGATAAGGATCTAAATCGGGCATGGCATCATGCCTCCATCACTCATAATAGCTTAAATGGAATATTTCCAGGAGCACAACACTGAGGTAGGAGGTAAACTGGGAAGGTAAAcattgtttatactgtagtaatGTCAGTGAAATTCCAGCCACCCAGCAAAGGTCAATATAACAGTAAATACTCCAAACCTTGGTTCACTTAATGTGCAATTAAGTGGTATAATAGTATATATTAAGTGATATGTGGAGTTTACCTGAT from Tachysurus fulvidraco isolate hzauxx_2018 chromosome 2, HZAU_PFXX_2.0, whole genome shotgun sequence encodes the following:
- the fstl3 gene encoding follistatin-related protein 3 isoform X1, encoding MNLFSVLHCVVLISLCGTLAKHQANAGMCWLQQGQEQRCDMVLMRGVSRDECCAGGRLDTAWSNSSLPINEVSLLGFLGIVSCKPCKETCEGVKCGSGKVCRMKGGRPQCICSPDCSNISRKHAICGSDGTTYKDECALLMARCRGHPDLEIMYQGECKKSCSNVVCPGTHTCVTDQTNSAHCVMCRTNQCPIPLLDGQTICGNNNVTYPSACHLRRATCFFGRSIGVRHYGQCRSEEASEENSLF
- the fstl3 gene encoding follistatin-related protein 3 isoform X2, whose amino-acid sequence is MNLFSVLHCVVLISLCGTLAKHQANAGMCWLQQGQEQRCDMVLMRGVSRDECCAGGRLDTAWSNSSLPINEVSLLGFLGIVSCKPCKETCEGVKCGSGKVCRMKGGRPQCICSPDCSNISRKHAICGSDGTTYKDECALLMARCRGHPDLEIMYQGECKKSCSNVVCPGTHTCVTDQTNSAHCVMCRTNQCPIPLLDGQTICGNNNVTYPSACHLRRATCFFGRSIGVRHYGQCRSKDYTPVD